From a single Cytophagales bacterium WSM2-2 genomic region:
- a CDS encoding RNA polymerase subunit sigma-24, protein MAKVRDGDPEKLGLLYERYKRPLLGFFVGMVRDRELGEDLVQNTFVRILKYRHLFRGDGDFRTWMFHIARNVKNDHFRKNKMVHEKVEKWEERIEDTSDKISEWQSDDEQRMLAVALDKLPEDKREILLLSKFQEKKYKEIGDILGCSEGAVKVKVFRALQELKVIYQQVEKMM, encoded by the coding sequence ATGGCCAAAGTGCGGGACGGAGATCCTGAAAAGCTTGGCTTGCTGTATGAACGATACAAGAGACCACTCCTAGGCTTTTTTGTAGGCATGGTGAGGGACCGTGAACTGGGTGAAGACCTTGTTCAGAATACATTCGTTCGCATTCTCAAGTATCGCCACCTGTTCCGCGGAGACGGAGATTTCCGCACCTGGATGTTTCATATCGCCCGCAACGTGAAAAATGACCATTTCAGAAAGAACAAAATGGTCCATGAAAAAGTGGAGAAATGGGAGGAAAGAATTGAAGATACGAGCGATAAAATTTCGGAGTGGCAAAGCGATGATGAGCAACGAATGCTGGCCGTAGCGCTTGATAAATTACCGGAAGATAAACGGGAGATTCTATTGCTCAGCAAGTTTCAGGAGAAAAAGTATAAAGAGATAGGGGATATTCTCGGATGCTCAGAAGGGGCAGTGAAAGTGAAAGTTTTTAGAGCTCTGCAAGAGTTGAAAGTAATTTACCAGCAAGTGGAAAAGATGATGTGA